A genomic segment from Nicotiana tabacum cultivar K326 chromosome 7, ASM71507v2, whole genome shotgun sequence encodes:
- the LOC107828656 gene encoding uncharacterized protein LOC107828656 isoform X1 yields MDAPRGTEAASTSISDNGPPPASPITSQADFQKTESSNMVASLGPSMKRADLSLQIPPKHTGFGTGIGRKYSPHSPGPRGGFLRALSFKKKVSSSDGERNSLLSSDQKVAPGSPLSANFISSNWQKCTSLPVTPASNSSPSVSTPISARTHGEQQKSHSSRIGESKASISRSLSVPGRNFVIVRSMSFATHEEHVPDAGDEITPAPENEDREIPEEEAVCRICLDACDEGNTFQMECSCKGDLRLVHEDCAIKWFSMKGNKTCDVCRQEVSNLPVTLLRVSSTNQRDNIQEHNNSRRISAWQDFVVLVLISTICYFFFLEQLLVHDMKTQALVIAAPFAFTLGLLASIFAVILAIREYIWTYAALEFALVAITLHVFYSMLQLQAVYSVMIASVLGFGASMSLNAMYIRYYSWRVQISENSIPA; encoded by the exons GCTGATTTTCAGAAAACGGAGTCCTCGAATATGGTTGCCAGTTTGGGCCCAAGCATGAAACGAGCTGATCTTTCCCTTCAAATACCCCCAAAACATACTGGTTTTGGAACTGGAATTGGCAGAAAGTATTCACCCCATTCACCAGGTCCAAGAGGAGGTTTTCTGCGGGCTTTAAGCTTTAAGAAGAAAGTTTCTTCATCTGACGGTGAGAGAAACTCTCTCCTCAGTTCAGATCAAAAGGTAGCTCCAGGAAGCCCTCTTTCAGCAAACTTTATCTCCTCCAATTGGCAAAAATGTACCTCTCTACCTGTGACCCCTGCTTCAAATTCATCTCCATCAGTTTCCACGCCTATTTCTGCTAGGACACATGGCGAACAACAAAAGTCACAT TCATCACGGATTGGGGAATCCAAAGCTAGCATTTCAAGGTCTCTTTCTGTGCCTGGAAGAAATTTTGTCATTGTTAGATCAATGTCCTTTGCTACCCATGAAGAGCATGTTCCAGATGCTGGAGATG AAATTACTCCTGCTCCTGAGAATGAGGATAGGGAAATCCCTGAAGAGGAAGCAGTTTGTAGGATATGTCTGGATGCATGTGATGAAGGCAATACGTTCCAAATGGAGTGCAGCTGCAAAGGTGACCTAAGACTTGTTCATGAGGACTGTGCGATCAAGTGGTTTAGCATGAAAGGGAACAAAACTTGTGATGTTTGTCGGCAGGAAGTTTCTAATTTACCTGTGACTTTGCTTCGGGTCTCAAGCACTAATCAACGAGATAACATACAGGAGCACAACAACTCTAGAAGAATAAG TGCTTGGCAGGATTTTGTGGTGCTTGTTTTGATCAGCACAATATGCTATTTTTTCTTCCTTGAGCAATTACTG GTTCATGACATGAAAACTCAGGCGCTTGTGATTGCTGCACCATTTGCGTTTACACTAGGTCTTTTGGCATCTATTTTTGCTGTCATCCTAG CTATTAGAGAGTACATATGGACATATGCCGCTCTAGAGTTTGCTCTTGTGGCCATTACTCTACATGTTTTCTACTCTATG CTTCAATTGCAGGCAGTCTATTCAGTAATGATAGCATCAGTATTGGGTTTTGGTGCTTCTATGAGTCTCAATGCAATGTACATTCGATACTATTCCTGGCGAGTCCAAATTTCTGAAAATTCTATCCCTGcatga
- the LOC107828656 gene encoding uncharacterized protein LOC107828656 isoform X3 has product MDAPRGTEAASTSISDNGPPPASPITSQADFQKTESSNMVASLGPSMKRADLSLQIPPKHTGFGTGIGRKYSPHSPGPRGGFLRALSFKKKVSSSDGERNSLLSSDQKVAPGSPLSANFISSNWQKCTSLPVTPASNSSPSVSTPISARTHGEQQKSHSSRIGESKASISRSLSVPGRNFVIVRSMSFATHEEHVPDAGDEITPAPENEDREIPEEEAVCRICLDACDEGNTFQMECSCKGDLRLVHEDCAIKWFSMKGNKTCDVCRQEVSNLPVTLLRVSSTNQRDNIQEHNNSRRISAWQDFVVLVLISTICYFFFLEQLLVHDMKTQALVIAAPFAFTLGLLASIFAVILAIREYIWTYAALEFALVAITLHVFYSMIHNSCMNPHPNQTQCGKEKV; this is encoded by the exons GCTGATTTTCAGAAAACGGAGTCCTCGAATATGGTTGCCAGTTTGGGCCCAAGCATGAAACGAGCTGATCTTTCCCTTCAAATACCCCCAAAACATACTGGTTTTGGAACTGGAATTGGCAGAAAGTATTCACCCCATTCACCAGGTCCAAGAGGAGGTTTTCTGCGGGCTTTAAGCTTTAAGAAGAAAGTTTCTTCATCTGACGGTGAGAGAAACTCTCTCCTCAGTTCAGATCAAAAGGTAGCTCCAGGAAGCCCTCTTTCAGCAAACTTTATCTCCTCCAATTGGCAAAAATGTACCTCTCTACCTGTGACCCCTGCTTCAAATTCATCTCCATCAGTTTCCACGCCTATTTCTGCTAGGACACATGGCGAACAACAAAAGTCACAT TCATCACGGATTGGGGAATCCAAAGCTAGCATTTCAAGGTCTCTTTCTGTGCCTGGAAGAAATTTTGTCATTGTTAGATCAATGTCCTTTGCTACCCATGAAGAGCATGTTCCAGATGCTGGAGATG AAATTACTCCTGCTCCTGAGAATGAGGATAGGGAAATCCCTGAAGAGGAAGCAGTTTGTAGGATATGTCTGGATGCATGTGATGAAGGCAATACGTTCCAAATGGAGTGCAGCTGCAAAGGTGACCTAAGACTTGTTCATGAGGACTGTGCGATCAAGTGGTTTAGCATGAAAGGGAACAAAACTTGTGATGTTTGTCGGCAGGAAGTTTCTAATTTACCTGTGACTTTGCTTCGGGTCTCAAGCACTAATCAACGAGATAACATACAGGAGCACAACAACTCTAGAAGAATAAG TGCTTGGCAGGATTTTGTGGTGCTTGTTTTGATCAGCACAATATGCTATTTTTTCTTCCTTGAGCAATTACTG GTTCATGACATGAAAACTCAGGCGCTTGTGATTGCTGCACCATTTGCGTTTACACTAGGTCTTTTGGCATCTATTTTTGCTGTCATCCTAG CTATTAGAGAGTACATATGGACATATGCCGCTCTAGAGTTTGCTCTTGTGGCCATTACTCTACATGTTTTCTACTCTATG ATTCACAACTCATGCATGAATCCGCACCCCAACCAAACccagtgcggaaaagaaaaggtCTAA
- the LOC107828656 gene encoding uncharacterized protein LOC107828656 isoform X2, whose translation MDAPRGTEAASTSISDNGPPPASPITSQADFQKTESSNMVASLGPSMKRADLSLQIPPKHTGFGTGIGRKYSPHSPGPRGGFLRALSFKKKVSSSDGERNSLLSSDQKVAPGSPLSANFISSNWQKCTSLPVTPASNSSPSVSTPISARTHGEQQKSHSSRIGESKASISRSLSVPGRNFVIVRSMSFATHEEHVPDAGDVCRICLDACDEGNTFQMECSCKGDLRLVHEDCAIKWFSMKGNKTCDVCRQEVSNLPVTLLRVSSTNQRDNIQEHNNSRRISAWQDFVVLVLISTICYFFFLEQLLVHDMKTQALVIAAPFAFTLGLLASIFAVILAIREYIWTYAALEFALVAITLHVFYSMLQLQAVYSVMIASVLGFGASMSLNAMYIRYYSWRVQISENSIPA comes from the exons GCTGATTTTCAGAAAACGGAGTCCTCGAATATGGTTGCCAGTTTGGGCCCAAGCATGAAACGAGCTGATCTTTCCCTTCAAATACCCCCAAAACATACTGGTTTTGGAACTGGAATTGGCAGAAAGTATTCACCCCATTCACCAGGTCCAAGAGGAGGTTTTCTGCGGGCTTTAAGCTTTAAGAAGAAAGTTTCTTCATCTGACGGTGAGAGAAACTCTCTCCTCAGTTCAGATCAAAAGGTAGCTCCAGGAAGCCCTCTTTCAGCAAACTTTATCTCCTCCAATTGGCAAAAATGTACCTCTCTACCTGTGACCCCTGCTTCAAATTCATCTCCATCAGTTTCCACGCCTATTTCTGCTAGGACACATGGCGAACAACAAAAGTCACAT TCATCACGGATTGGGGAATCCAAAGCTAGCATTTCAAGGTCTCTTTCTGTGCCTGGAAGAAATTTTGTCATTGTTAGATCAATGTCCTTTGCTACCCATGAAGAGCATGTTCCAGATGCTGGAGATG TTTGTAGGATATGTCTGGATGCATGTGATGAAGGCAATACGTTCCAAATGGAGTGCAGCTGCAAAGGTGACCTAAGACTTGTTCATGAGGACTGTGCGATCAAGTGGTTTAGCATGAAAGGGAACAAAACTTGTGATGTTTGTCGGCAGGAAGTTTCTAATTTACCTGTGACTTTGCTTCGGGTCTCAAGCACTAATCAACGAGATAACATACAGGAGCACAACAACTCTAGAAGAATAAG TGCTTGGCAGGATTTTGTGGTGCTTGTTTTGATCAGCACAATATGCTATTTTTTCTTCCTTGAGCAATTACTG GTTCATGACATGAAAACTCAGGCGCTTGTGATTGCTGCACCATTTGCGTTTACACTAGGTCTTTTGGCATCTATTTTTGCTGTCATCCTAG CTATTAGAGAGTACATATGGACATATGCCGCTCTAGAGTTTGCTCTTGTGGCCATTACTCTACATGTTTTCTACTCTATG CTTCAATTGCAGGCAGTCTATTCAGTAATGATAGCATCAGTATTGGGTTTTGGTGCTTCTATGAGTCTCAATGCAATGTACATTCGATACTATTCCTGGCGAGTCCAAATTTCTGAAAATTCTATCCCTGcatga
- the LOC107828656 gene encoding uncharacterized protein LOC107828656 isoform X4 gives MVASLGPSMKRADLSLQIPPKHTGFGTGIGRKYSPHSPGPRGGFLRALSFKKKVSSSDGERNSLLSSDQKVAPGSPLSANFISSNWQKCTSLPVTPASNSSPSVSTPISARTHGEQQKSHSSRIGESKASISRSLSVPGRNFVIVRSMSFATHEEHVPDAGDEITPAPENEDREIPEEEAVCRICLDACDEGNTFQMECSCKGDLRLVHEDCAIKWFSMKGNKTCDVCRQEVSNLPVTLLRVSSTNQRDNIQEHNNSRRISAWQDFVVLVLISTICYFFFLEQLLVHDMKTQALVIAAPFAFTLGLLASIFAVILAIREYIWTYAALEFALVAITLHVFYSMLQLQAVYSVMIASVLGFGASMSLNAMYIRYYSWRVQISENSIPA, from the exons ATGGTTGCCAGTTTGGGCCCAAGCATGAAACGAGCTGATCTTTCCCTTCAAATACCCCCAAAACATACTGGTTTTGGAACTGGAATTGGCAGAAAGTATTCACCCCATTCACCAGGTCCAAGAGGAGGTTTTCTGCGGGCTTTAAGCTTTAAGAAGAAAGTTTCTTCATCTGACGGTGAGAGAAACTCTCTCCTCAGTTCAGATCAAAAGGTAGCTCCAGGAAGCCCTCTTTCAGCAAACTTTATCTCCTCCAATTGGCAAAAATGTACCTCTCTACCTGTGACCCCTGCTTCAAATTCATCTCCATCAGTTTCCACGCCTATTTCTGCTAGGACACATGGCGAACAACAAAAGTCACAT TCATCACGGATTGGGGAATCCAAAGCTAGCATTTCAAGGTCTCTTTCTGTGCCTGGAAGAAATTTTGTCATTGTTAGATCAATGTCCTTTGCTACCCATGAAGAGCATGTTCCAGATGCTGGAGATG AAATTACTCCTGCTCCTGAGAATGAGGATAGGGAAATCCCTGAAGAGGAAGCAGTTTGTAGGATATGTCTGGATGCATGTGATGAAGGCAATACGTTCCAAATGGAGTGCAGCTGCAAAGGTGACCTAAGACTTGTTCATGAGGACTGTGCGATCAAGTGGTTTAGCATGAAAGGGAACAAAACTTGTGATGTTTGTCGGCAGGAAGTTTCTAATTTACCTGTGACTTTGCTTCGGGTCTCAAGCACTAATCAACGAGATAACATACAGGAGCACAACAACTCTAGAAGAATAAG TGCTTGGCAGGATTTTGTGGTGCTTGTTTTGATCAGCACAATATGCTATTTTTTCTTCCTTGAGCAATTACTG GTTCATGACATGAAAACTCAGGCGCTTGTGATTGCTGCACCATTTGCGTTTACACTAGGTCTTTTGGCATCTATTTTTGCTGTCATCCTAG CTATTAGAGAGTACATATGGACATATGCCGCTCTAGAGTTTGCTCTTGTGGCCATTACTCTACATGTTTTCTACTCTATG CTTCAATTGCAGGCAGTCTATTCAGTAATGATAGCATCAGTATTGGGTTTTGGTGCTTCTATGAGTCTCAATGCAATGTACATTCGATACTATTCCTGGCGAGTCCAAATTTCTGAAAATTCTATCCCTGcatga